Sequence from the Rutidosis leptorrhynchoides isolate AG116_Rl617_1_P2 chromosome 3, CSIRO_AGI_Rlap_v1, whole genome shotgun sequence genome:
GAAATGATCACTCTCAAAAACTAGCTATAACACTCATTTTCATGCTTAAATTAATTAtagttttttatattttattactaAATGTTGTAACAGAGTGTTAGGAATAAAAATGATATAAAAAGTAGGGATAATAATGAATTGGATATGGAATTTAGTGCttctatattcatatttatatttatatttatatctatatctatatgtatatgaatattcaTTTATATGTttgaatctatatctatatatctatattatatgtttaaatctatatctatattcatatctatttaaatataatttatttatgaAATCTATATGATTAGACGAGTTAATTAATATCCGTTGaatattaatttttatttctagataaACGCTAAATGACAATGACATTACTATATATAACGACTTATAGTACTATTAAAACTCGGTTTGTTTCTACAATGTACAATAAAAAAatcaatatattatattatattatatatatatattcaatcagaAATTTATGAACAGTAGCAACAGTGTTTTGATAGCGACGtttttaaatagataaatattattaaCTGTAACATAATGGCACAAATACATAAGTGGCTGGGTGGCTTGGTGGCCTTTATTATTTCGAGACGGGTGCAGGTTCGATTCTTGCAGGGgagttttcctttttttttttaattttacaacCAGCAGGTTTAAAATCAATTGGGCCCAGCGTAAAGGGCTGGCCCAATTGCTTGTTCTAATTCAAAATAGTTATAAAGTTTTTTCTCTTCAGATTACATTACGGAAAGTGCTAGTAATCCTACCACATACTCTACTATAAGCAGCCCATCAGGATTACTTCATGGCTGTTTTCAAGTCTTTCTTGGTCACCACAAGATTCGAACCCGAGATCTCTTACAAATATATTAGGGCCCAAACAACTGAGATATGCAGTGATCGATCGAGTATTTATAGCGCTAGAAGATACTTGATCCACATTAGGTAATCCTATACGTGTCATCTACTAATTGTTGAAAGATAATATCAAGATCATTATATAGAAGTCTATGATCATATAGTCGTtgaaaatacatcttaatacacacacatacacatatatccTTGTGATCATATAAGTCTTTCACGTATGTTTCATTTTTTTCTTTCCATATCTATTTCTATACGCGTTTgatttttaatttcattcttttcaGCCAGAGGCCCTTCTGAAAGGGAAGGTGACATTCCCTATCTGCATGTAGAAAAACGATTTTTTCGATCCGtgagtggagaaatgatttcttgATCCGTGAGTGAAAAAACAACTTCTCTTTTTGTTTAGAGCAAGAGAAATGATTATGTACTTCCTCATACTTCACATTGATGAAATttgagtattattatttttgttgtgtTATAGTTATATATATCTAATCATAACCATGATAATCACAATCATCACAatcatattatttataataaaaataataattagaaggATACAATTAAAAAGTATGTTTAATCTTGCGAGTTTGATGTAAAATGTTTGAGTACGAACTCTTTTAttaaatgatttttaaaattaaaatatataacaaTGTTTTAAGATTATTTAAGCTCAGAATAAATCACACTTTTTCAAGAATCAGCATAAATAACTCGCGAGTAACTTGACAATGGTCCAATTCATAGTCCAATTCACGACCACCACAAACTCCATTAAACTCCGCTCTTCTGAACCTCGTGTTTCGAGCTTGGGTCCCACTCGTTCTGTGTTCTCACTTTCAACTTGTTCTTCCACACTCAAAAGTCATAACATTGACCCCACAAGTTGCTCGGTAATCATGGCTATATGTTCCCTTGCTTTTGTACCTGCATCTTACAAAATACGGagtataaataaaattttaaaacataaaaattcttttatactattaatatatatatgtattgtgtatgtaaaagaagagaaaaaaaaaaatacttatgaaAGGTAACTGATTCCACATCGGCCTTGACTAAAAATATTGTGGTGCTTATAATAGCTTGAGTTTCTCATCTCTTTGAGTTAATTTTTGGGGTTGAATTGAGCTCAAGTATATTATTTCACATGGTATCAAAGCTATGGTTATTGATGTTGGGACCGCACGAGGGCGACGTTAGGTTCATGACTTTGTCTAGTATCGTTGGTTGTTCTAGTCGTGCCAGTCCTTGCTTATGTAGTCGTcttttttactcatttttattattttctatAATTTATACTCCGTATCTATCAGGTAAAACTCTTGACTAATTAACATTTATATAGAACActttttatttgataaaaaaaaGTAACTAATACGGATTAAGGATGGTCTAACAGGACAATACGTACATGCACATTACAATACGTACATGCACATTATTCAAAACTCAAAAGGACAGTACGTCTTTTTTTTCCTAAAAGTAAAAGCATGTCAAAATTTTCAAAATCAAGAAAATATGATTAACCAACTTCCAAATTTATAACCTTCTTCCATCTTTCCGGCCACCACCTGACCCGAATCTCCGATGTCAACCCGGaaaaaatcaccaccaccaccgccaTCGGGTCGAACTAATCTCGCCTCATGCATCGTAGCAACCATCTTCATAATCTTCATTACAATAATCATCCTCATAATCTTTTTCACATTATTCAAACCCAAACCCCCAACAATCACAATCACCGCCGTCCAACTTCCGGCGTTCTCCATCACTAACACCACCGTTACCTTCACCGTTTCCCATTACGTCGCCGTTAACAACCCTAACCGAGGCGTTTTCTCACACTACAACAGCTCATTAGAGCTGCTTTACAGTGGGTCCCAAATGGGGTTCATGTTTGTTCCTTCAGGGAAGATTGAAGCTCGCCGGAGAGTTTATATGGCTGCTACTTTTTCCGTTCAGGGTTTTCCGGTGTCTTCGTTGGTGCTTAAGGATCCGGTTAACAGGTTGAATGGGTTACGGGTCGGGCCTAGTTTGGAGATTGAAACAAGAATGGAGATGGCGGGTCGGGTTAGGGCTTTGCATTTTTTTACACATCATGTGGATGCTAAAGCTCAGTGTAGAGTTGTTATTGGTATTAATGATGGCTCTGTTTTAGGCTTTCACTGTTAGATATTTTCTGTGTAATTGTAtgtttatgtttttttttaaatgttgACTTTCTTTGACTTGATTTAAATCGAAATCAAGCTAGATTTGTATGATTAATTTATCTTATTAGAGTTAATAACAGGAAATGCTACATTATTAGTGTAAAATAGACTATGTTTGTGACGTATTAAGTACTCGCAAATAATTAAAATCGACATAGTATGCAAACTTGTAAATTAAGTTGCTTTTCAGCGTTCTTGATAACTTTGTCGAAATTGGTATAAATGAATCGGATTACACTTAACATGGTTACGTAGGTGTAACGTGGATCGGATCAGGTCGAATAGATTCAAACACGAAAACCTTCTTGTTCATTAATTTAGATTGAGAATTAGTAAATTACATAATCACAAATTTATCTAAAAACCATCCATGATAATCATATATCATAAGGTTGTTTTCCAGTAAACTTAACTTCAATGGGACTAACATTCTTTACAATTGACCTCATGTTTTGACCAACCCCTTGCCTACCAGCGTTGACTTTTTCAGGGTACACCCCATCTTTAGGATGCAAATACTGAACTTCACCATTAGGGAACACCCTGTAAAACTGATAATCTTATTTTTAGACCTTAATCTTGTCCCTAAAGCCAAACACTGTTATTTTCTTGCTAATTTTAACAAATTTGGTCTTTGTCTCATAATAGCAGCACCACCAGTTGGCATTTCAAAGATTTGTTCTTTTGGTGATTCCCATGTGATGACATAAAATTCTTCAACTTGTGCTTTTCTAAGAAGGCCACCAGTGCTACCTGCAAAGATGGGTGATGGGGTGTTTGGGTCTAGCTCCGGTGGAGTGAACCCCACCGGAGCTTCTTTGACTGGAGCCGGTGTGGCTTCACCGGCTGCAGCCTTGATGGTGAATCTTGGGGTGGTGTTGAGTGGTTTGATGGTGGTGAAAGAGGTGAGTTGTGAGGGGGGTTGTTTCCATTGGGTGGTTTGGTCTGAGATATTTGGTGTGAATAGGGAAGCTTGGGTAGTCATGGCCATTGTGAGGTGATGAAATTGAGATGTGAAGAAATGGGATTTTTGTGAAATGGTAGTTGTATtagatgggtggtggtggtggtgttatgAAAGATCAAAGAATTGGAGTTTGTTGGGATAAGGTGGGGTAGGATGTAGGTTTAATTGGATAAGAAGATTGGAGTTAGCCAATAAGAATGTCGTATTTGATTTACCCTCATATATTCTTCTATTGTCACTTGTGACTTTGAGTTGTGAACTGTAGGCATGTTTATACAGCTGAATAAAAGGTCATTCTTGTTCAAACTACTCCAACGATTAGTTTTACGCAGGATGCATGTCGCCAATTTGAGTATCTCGTGATCGTTTCTGATGATTTTCTCTGGTCATCTCAATGTATGCTTCCAGTTGGGGTTTGAATTTGAGATATCTTGAAAGGAACTCGGGCCTCAACTGCTAAGAAGAAATAGTTTGAGAGGTGAATCAGTGAATGTAGGTTATTGTATGAACATTGAAACGTAGGTTTTTATTTTGAAGAAATCATCATGGAATGTCTTTATATATAGTTGTTTATATCGGATGATCCTTTTAATACCCGGTAGATATGTGATATTGAGAAACTTATAATTTTGTTAGCTAAGTGTCAATTTGTTCTAAGGTTCTTTTTTTTCTTACAAAAAATAACGAAAACTTTATAACGAAGGTACTTTAATCGGAAGATGAAAGAGACCGAACATCATACAATCAATCGAAACGGCTAGgcgcaaaactagaaaacaaactaCTAAGAACAACGAGCAACCGCTATCTAAACACGAGCCTATTCGAAACATACTAAAACGACCCCGTACAAACATGGAAACAAGCAAACAAGAAACAAGCATCAACCAAAGCTAAAAAAAACTATCCCAAATTACTCGGCCTCTGAAGGGGCTTTACGACATATAGAACCTTGTTTAACCAACTTTTCACTAACTTTTTCACGGCTCATCTCCTTCCCCGACCGAGAATTAAAAGAGTACGATAACACATTGGACGATCCACTTCCAACGAGTTTCGCCGGCGACAGAAGTAATAAACCATGCTTCATCAAACCTTCATATCATTATTGTCCGACTATAGCTCTTCGTCTTGATCTCGTAACGTAAAATCCCCAACATCCACCACCTTGTTGCCCTTGGTATTCTTTTTCTTAGACATAAACTCACTAAGACCCAAATTTGACGAAATTTCACCcggtcttattcttcttcttcttctcattaGCACCTAGATCAATTTAATACCCCTGCCACCTCCTTTGGAACCCAACGAAACCGGTTCCTGATTTTTGCGAGTATCCTAATAAATAAATACGTCATCAGGCTTCACATTCCATTCAGATACACGGGCATTTTGTTGGAGCTAATCGATTCATTGTGTCCCACATCGGAAAGTGAAAGAAACAAATGTGCATATATAAGTTTATGGGAACctctctctatcaccaattggttttagagaaatgtggaactcatgagcttatatgttgtacacGATGGTGCACCTGAAAACGATCCTACACATTTTTCCTCACAAGTTGACAATCCGACCTCAACTTCATTCGACAATGGACAAGGATCCAGAATAGCATGACCCAACTTCCTATGATTTGCCTCAGCCATCCTAGACAAAAACGAGTCCAAAGTCTCATCATCCTCAACGCAAATACCCAAGTTGCCAAACAGAATTTGTTCACTCGATGCTCCACCAAGGACAAAAACGAGTCCAATATGGTTAGCATACACCAAGTACTTTGATTAAGGAAACATGGAAAGGTGCAGTCTTGGCCTCAACATGAGCCGCACGTATGGCTTGTTGCGCCATATCCACAAATGACCTATCAATGTCTCTCACACCATTGTCTTCTGTTTTAGGAATGCCAGCATCAATTTTATTTTTCGGCGATGAATTTAGTTAAATATTTGTAGGGGCGCACGTAGGTTGCTATCTCCTCCGATTACGTACCCGTTTCTCAAGTTACAAGGTTAAAAGCCTGACTGAACAACTAAAACTTACAGAGAAAACAAGTATGTCATCATTGTATTCTTAGTGTAACCAAAGAGAGATGATTAGGATAATTAGATTCAAGGAACAATAAACATTAGCCTGACTGAAGCCACAGCTCTTAATGGAATCAACAATCTGTTGAAGATCAATATCGCCTCTAGAGCTTTCAAGTGCAATTAATTTAATGCTGCAGAATTAAAGAAAGAGAGTAAATGAAATCCCATCCCACATCGTTAGGAGGATAAAGTATCAAGATGGGGGAGGTAGTATAAAAGGAGAGGTTTGTAGGATAGAAGGCATCTTTGCGCTTGGGGCAATGACGCAGCTAATGAGGTAATAACCGAGGTGCGTCAATTGCTGGTTGAAAACTATTTCCAAACCCCCTCCTCGGCTTTGGCTCTGCCTTGGCCTGGAAGGACTCCCTTTTTAGGGTAAAGTCCTACAAATCTCTTAGTtcaattttttaatgtttttgtttaataataaataaaatataaacagtagattatttaaaaaaaaaaaaaccagatTACCAAAGTAGTTACATTACAATTTAAAACTAGTGACTAAAATGCTATCATGCACAACAAAAGTGGTGTAGAATCCAACTCGGTCAGCTCCTTTTACATCGATTTATCGACAGAATAATATCCTTTAAGCAATGGTTAGTAGCATAAAGTTTCAATATAGTTTTGGGCAAGTACTTGGCAATCCAGTTTTTGGCGCTAAACTGCAAATATAGGCCTTCTCCAACTTTTGTAGTTGACTATCGATAACGATAAGTTATTCTATAAACTCATATATTAAAAGAAAAAACATCAACATTTTATAACATGAATAAACATAGATCCACATAACAAACAAATTCCAGGAGTTCGTATATTAGTACCAGTCAAGATCAGGTTCTTAACATTCAGCATATACATTTCAAAGAACACAACCAATATAGAAGCAAAGAAAAGGTAAATAAGTATCTTGAACAGTCTTTGAAAATCATATATCTTGTTATATAATAGTAAGTAACTTTAATATGCCCATTCGGTTGCTACACAAATACACATATCTAATGTACAAGAAACTGAACTGTGTGTAAAAAGTAAAAGATATGGTTAAAATAAAAAAGAATGACCATCTACCGCTTCTTTATTCGTTTAACTTTAGTCATTAGCCTCTCTAACCTTCTAGCAAGATGACAGAAATTGTCGACTATATAGAACCAGGTAAACATTACTTGTATAATCCTATCACCAGTACGAATAATTTGACTCTCTAACATTCCACAAAACGTGGTCTCGTATGTGTATAACTGCCGTTTTGTGCACTTTTATTACTTGGTCTGATAGCCGTAAGGGTTGTTACTGGCCCAGTTCCACTGGTCTCTGCACATTTCCTCTATCCCATTCTTTGCCCTGCATTAATCATACAAATACAAACTTATATAAAAACACTATTCGTCCCCTTTAAAACTATAATATTTCACATTTTTATGAGTATTTACATGTCAGATTGTCCATGGGACTATCATCAGACGATTTGTGTTgactaaatttttaattttttacaaATTAATTTCTCCTATAACAAATGAAACCTCCAACATAATTTGCAAAGTGAACTTACTTCCAATTCAAATCGCGCTCGGCTTTGGCTGTGGAAGCATATACAACCTCGGCATCACCAGGCCGTCTTCCAGCTATTACTATTGGAATTTCCTACAACGAGAAAGCAATGGAGCGTAAACATTACTTAACTGGGGAATTAGAATACAGGTAATTTGAGAACATTGATAGTGTTCTTTAACTAATTAATAAAGGCTGAATCATTGGGAACTAAAGAATGATAAGTTTTCGTCTTCTCCATGTACAGAACTAAGAAGATGACTGATAGATACAAATAtactaataaaaaatatatatgaattttcaAATTTTCTGAAGATGAGTATTTATTTTCATTCCACCAACACTTAAAATTAATGACGAGTTTTTATTTTCATTCCACCAATACTTAAATCTATTATAAGATCAGAAAGAAAAAAAAGGTGATACCTTTCCTGAAGCCTTCTCAAACGCAGCCACCATCTCCAAAACCGACGTTCCTTTACCCGTCCCTAAGTTGTACACCTCGCAGCCTAAAATATtaaattatacatataatcaatatACACAGCAAAATAGAACACAATGACCAAACAGCAACATTTATCCAATACAATCAAAATCATATTCCATCAAAAGGATATAAGATTATTTGATTATGCCATCGttctacatttttatttattgtgaattACTTACAACTACGCCTCATTACTCACCTCTTGAATGAAAACTCTACATATAATTATTAACTAAAAAGTATTGATAGATGCAGTACATTTACAGTCAATTGCACAATACGTCCAGATTTCAAGCATTACGAAACATGCTAACGACACAAAAaaactaatgatttaaaaaccCTATTTATGTGGTTCAACAGTTTAAAATTGAACTGACAGGTAGTCCTGCGAATATTTAATATGATACAATCATAATAGCTCAATGTGAGTTAATAAAAAATGAAAGGAGAGTAGGAAACACAAACCAATTTCTGGATCAGAGAGCTTTCTCAATGCAGCCATATGCCCATCAGCTAAGTCTGCAACATGAATGTAATCACGTACCTGAAAACACGTTAATAGAAATAAAGATGTTCATCATGTCTACTAGTTTCATATTAAGTATAAGAGTCATAATTTAAAATATTGACAGAAAAAGTTTACCCCGGTTCCATCTTTGGTAGAGTAGTCGGTCCCGAATATTTTGAGTGCCGGTAGCCTGCCAACAGCAACTTGCTGAACAAAAGGCATAAGATTGTTTGGCGTCCCTAGAGGATCCTCGCCTATAAATCCACTAGGATGTGCACCGACTGGGTTGAAGTACCGTAACATTATAATTTTCCATTCAGAATCCGAAGCATATATATCACGGAAGATGTCTTCGATCATGAGCTGGATGGATTAAAAAACAAAAGGTACGCACTTTAGGAGGATATTATTTGATATAACTTTTTGTAAACTGGTTTCAAAGTCTCAATATATATGTACCTTGGTTATTTAATTTTGTTCACATTTTGAGATAAATTTTGTTTAGGTTTTGAGATAGATTTTGTTTACGTTTTGAGGTTGATTTTGTTTATCCTTTAGACAGGGCATTTTCTACCCATTTACATACAAACGGGTCAAGTAGGGATATATGTCAACTCTAGCAGGTCAAACAAAATATATACTCATGTCAACACATACTGAAACTAGTATCCATTTTAGCTCAAAGTTTCCATATTTTTATGTAACTTCAGACATTCTACTGTTCATTTCTTTTTTAAGAAAAAAATTTCTGGCTCTTTGCTAAACAAATTATATAATATCACAACGTAACAACATTTATTAAAAGTAACATATTTCAGTTGCCGCTTGAACTGATAGTCAACAATGAAAACTCACATGTGGAGCCTTAAGGGAAACTTAACTAATGATATATAATAGAAAGGATCACGAATTTATAAATATGTCGATCAGATTTAATTGCCATTATTGTTTTCATAACAAAAACAAAAAATGTGCTATTGATACCTTGGTTCTTCCATACGGACTGGCTGCAGATAAAGGGAACTCTTCAGTGCATGGCACCTCTTTTGGCCAGCCATAAACAGTAGCTGACGATGAGAATACGATCTGGAATAATTGAAAACCGAAAAAAGCATGTCACGTTGTCTAATAGGCCACCAATTTAACATATCATTCTCTAATGTTCCAATCAAAATATGGAATAGCATAAACACATCTGCGTACCTTTTTGCATCCATGAGCCTTCATAACTTCCAAGAGAGTTAAAGTACCGACAACGTTATTATCATAATACATCATTGGCTTCTGCACACTTTCACCAACAGCCTTTAATCCAGCAAAATGTATAACAGCATCAAACCTGCAATTCAATTCAATCTTGATTAATTCGTATACCCAACAATATAGAAAGTAAGAATTTAAATCATTCGAACTGGATGgagtaaacagaaaaaaaaagcAATTCACAAAGATAATACTCCAAAATACGCATTTTTCAGAAATAATGAGACGATACAAGAAAAGCATAAAACTTTA
This genomic interval carries:
- the LOC139898601 gene encoding uncharacterized protein, whose translation is MSTRKKSPPPPPSGRTNLASCIVATIFIIFITIIILIIFFTLFKPKPPTITITAVQLPAFSITNTTVTFTVSHYVAVNNPNRGVFSHYNSSLELLYSGSQMGFMFVPSGKIEARRRVYMAATFSVQGFPVSSLVLKDPVNRLNGLRVGPSLEIETRMEMAGRVRALHFFTHHVDAKAQCRVVIGINDGSVLGFHC
- the LOC139898602 gene encoding UDP-glucose 4-epimerase GEPI48-like, whose product is MAPQHCVLVTGGAGYIGSHTVLQLLLGGYKTVVIDNLDNSSEIAINRVQQLAGDHAANLNFHKIDIRDKLELEKLFADTKFDAVIHFAGLKAVGESVQKPMMYYDNNVVGTLTLLEVMKAHGCKKIVFSSSATVYGWPKEVPCTEEFPLSAASPYGRTKLMIEDIFRDIYASDSEWKIIMLRYFNPVGAHPSGFIGEDPLGTPNNLMPFVQQVAVGRLPALKIFGTDYSTKDGTGVRDYIHVADLADGHMAALRKLSDPEIGCEVYNLGTGKGTSVLEMVAAFEKASGKEIPIVIAGRRPGDAEVVYASTAKAERDLNWKAKNGIEEMCRDQWNWASNNPYGYQTK